From Thalassovita sp.:
AGCGAATTACACATTTTAGTGTAGTGATTGAAGGCATAAAAAATGCCACGTTTTGCTCACATAAAACGGCTCAATCCGTGACGTCTGAAATACCCTAAGCGTTTGAAAATAAAAGCTGCACATTGGCTGTGTAACCCTACACAGCAGTCTGTATTTCCGTCGCTGTTTTCAAGACAGATTTGTGTGAACACACGTGACGCTTCCGTGAGTTTAAACCGCGGATTTGCCCTCCTATCTGGTGTTTTGTCAGCGACGCAGCTGACGCCCCAAACAAACAAATCATCAGCTCCCCTGATTGATCCCCACACTGACTTAGGAGACTAAAAATGAAACGTATCGTAACTGCTTCCGCCGCCGCCCTGATCGCTCTGACCGGTGCCGCTTCTGCCATGACCGCCGAGGTTTCGGGCTACGACGCCGCACAGGTTCGCCAGTATGCACCGGCCTTCGACCTGACCCTGGTTGACGCAGACGCCATCGCCGCCGCTGCCGACGTGATCGAGAACCTGGACGAAGATGACGCATCCTTCGCAGCGATCCAGGCCGGTGTTCTGAAAGAACTGGAACGCGGCCTCTAAGCCACGGACCTCACCCCCACGAGGACCGGAGGGATCGGAGCGCCTGACGCCGAGATCCCAGATCCTCCCCCCAAAGCTGCCAAATGAGGGCAGCACTTGATCAGCTCCCCTGATCTGACCCTGACAATTGGAGACTTAGACATGAAACGTATCGTAACTGCTTCCGCCGCCGCCCTGATCGCTCTGACCGGTGCCGCTTCTGCCATGACCGCTGAGGTTTCGGGCTACGACGCCGCACAGGTTCGCCACTACGCCCCGGCTTTCGACCTGACCCTGGTTGACGCAGACGCCATCGCCGCCGCTGCCGACGTGATCGAGAACCTGGACGAAGATGACGCATCCTTCGCAGCGATCCAGACCGGTGTTCTGAAAGAACTGGAACGCGGCCTCTAAGCCACGGACCTCACCCCCACGAGGACCGGAGGGATCGGAGCGCCTGACGCCGAGATCCCAGATCCTCCCCCCAAAGCTGCCACATGAGGGCAGCACTTGATCAGCTCCCCTGATCTGACCCTGACAATTGGAGACTTAGACATGAAACGTATCGTAACTGCTTCCGCCGCCGCCCTGATCGCTCTGACCGGTGCCGCTTCCGCCATGACCGCCGAGGTTTCGGGCTACGACGCCGCACAGGTTCGCCACTACGCCCCGGCTTTCGACCTGACCCTGGTTGACGCAGACGCCATCGCCGCTGCCGCCGACGTGATCGAGAACCTGGACGAAGATGATGCATCCTTCGCAGCGATCCAGACCGGTGTTCTGAAAGAGCTGGAACGCGGCCTCTAAGCCACGGACCTCACCCCCACGAGGACCGGAGGGATCGGAGCGTCTGACGCCGAGATCCCAGATCCTCCCCCTAAAGCTGCCACATGAGGGCAGCACTTGATCAGCTCCCCTGATCTGACCCTGACAATTGGAGACTTAGACATGAAACGTATCGTAACTGCTTCCGCCGCCGCCCTGATCGCTCTGACCGGTGCCGCTTCCGCCATGACTGCCGATGTTTCGGGCTACGACGCCGCACAGGTTCGCCAGTATGCCCCGGCTTTCGACCTGACCCTGGTTGACGCAGACGCCATCGCCGCTGCCGCCGACGTGATCGAGAACCTGGACGAAGACGACGCATCCTTCGCAGCGATCCAGACCGGTGTTCTGAAAGAACTGGAACGCGGCCTGTAAGATAGGACCAACGGCCAGGGCTCTCTCCTCCCAAGCTCTGACCCTGACGTCCAGATGAGCCGGTCCTTCGGGGCCGGCTTTCTATTTTGTCAGCTGTTTTGCATAGGTCTGAGCGCCCAACAGGCCGAAGTTTTCGACGTTGAGCAGATAGAGGCTGCGGTTTGCGCGTTCTTCGGTGAACCGGCCCCCTGCGCGGAAGGCGCGCAGGAAGTCGTCGTCAAACAGCCAGGCGTTTTTCATCGCCACGCCGCCCACAAGGAACACGCCGCCTTCGGCACCGAAGGCCAGGCAAAGGTCCCCGGCCACCTGCGCCAGATGGCTTTTGAACATCGCAATTACCTCAACCGCGACCGGATCCGTTGCCGATTTGGCGCGCTGCATGATCGCAGCCGCATCCGGCGCATCACTGCCGCCATCGCGCACGGATTGCACCGCCCGGTACAGGTAGGGCAGGCCGGTGCCGCTGAGCATGCCTTCGGCTTCAATCGCCAAAGCGTCGCCGTAGAAAATCTCGGGCCAGATGGGTTTCAGGGCTTCAAACACCTCGACCTCGGCGCGGCTGCGCGGGCTGATGCCGATGTGTCCACCTTCGCCGGGGACGGAGGCATAGCTGTTGCCAACCCGGGCCAATGCGCCAACCCCCAGGCCCGTGCCGGGGCCGATCACCAGGCGGGTGCCCTCGGGCGGTGTTGTGGCGCCTTGCAGGGTGACCAGATCCTCAGGGGCGGGGGACAGCGATGCCCAGGCGGCGGCGGCGAAATCATTGATGATTTGCGCTTCACTGGCCCCGGTTGCAGCCCGCAGTTCAGCCCCGCAAAGCGATTGTTTGGCGTTGGTCAGCTCCACCCGGTTGTCTGCAACCGGACCCGCGGCGGCCACAACCACCACTTCGGGCGGCAGGTCCATCTCAGCGGCAAATCCGCTGATCAGGTCCAGCAAGGCACCGTCACGTTTGGTGGAAAACTGGGCCCGCGCCATCAGCCTGTCCCCTTGGTAAGCCCCAAGGCGTACGTTTGTGCCGCCGATATCGGCAGCGAGGAGGCTGTGCTCTGGCATCCGGTCGTTCCTTTTGCGGTCGGGTTACGGCCGGTCTGGTCCGACTCGCCCTGACGTGTCGCGGCGCATCCTAATCAGTGTGGAATGTTTGCGCTAGCATTGGATGCGCTTCTGGCCGGATTTTCTGCGGTGCAGAGGGGGCCGTCAAGCGGGCGCCGGTCCGGTGGAGCGCCCGACAACCAGTTCAGCCTCCAGCAGTTGATGGCGCGGCGGGCTGAGCGGGGTCGCGATACTGTCGATCAGGATCTCAGCCAGAATGCTGCCTGCGTTGCGCACAGAAGACCGTGTTGCGGTGAAAATCGGCACGTCCTGACCGTTTTTCAGATAGGACAGATCATCGTCATGGGCGATGACCGAGATGTCCTTGCCCATCTTCAACCCGGCCTCTTCAATGGCGCGGCGCACACCAAGCGCCGAGATCATCGAGGCCGCCAGAATGGCCGTCGGCGGCGTCTCGGACTCCAGCAAGTCACGGGTTTGGTGATGGCCTGAAACCTCGGTCATTTCTTCGCTGCTCATCAGGTTAGGATCCACTTTGATCCCTGCGGCCTCCAATGCGCTGGTGTAGCCATCGCGGCGGCGTTTGGCGAAATCCATGCTTTCCAGACCGTTGATCAGGGCAATGCGGCGGTGGCCCAGATCGATCAGAAACTCAGTGGCCCGGCGGAAGGCGCTGGTGTTGTTCACATCCACCCAATTGTAGCTGTCGGTCACATCGCTGGACCGCCCGTGCACGGCAAAAGGCAGGCCGATCCGGTTCAGCAGGGCAATCCGGCTGTCATGGATCTTGGGGCCCTGCAGGATCACCCCGTCCACGGATCCCTTGCCCATCAAACTGCGGTAGGCGGCTTCTTCGTCGCCATCGTCCACCCGGGTGAACATCATGTCATAGCCCCGCTTGGCACAGGCGATGGAGGCGCCCGCAACAAAGTCCCCAAACACCGGGTTCACCATTTCATGCTGGGTCGAGGCCGGGATCACATGGCCGATCATCATTGACCGACCGGTTGCCAGACCCTTCGCCCGCGTATTGGGCCGGTAATTGTGCTGCTCCGCGGCCTCCTGAACACGCCGCCGGGTGCCTTCGCTGACCTCAGGGTAGCCGTTCAGGGCCCGGCTGACCGTGGTCTGCGACAGGCCCAGTTCCTCGGCCAGCTGTTTCAGGTTCATTGCCATTCAAAGCGCTTTCAATTTTTCTTTATATGTGAAGAGATTTTTGCCGCCGGTCAAGCCAAGACCCATATCGCAATCCCCAGCGCAGCAAAGGGTTTGCAGTTAATTTTAGGATTCAAAGATATTTACCGTTGACAGTTTGACCCCGCTTGGCGTTACAAATATGCCATCCAAAGCGCTTTGAAAGG
This genomic window contains:
- a CDS encoding glucokinase, with protein sequence MPEHSLLAADIGGTNVRLGAYQGDRLMARAQFSTKRDGALLDLISGFAAEMDLPPEVVVVAAAGPVADNRVELTNAKQSLCGAELRAATGASEAQIINDFAAAAWASLSPAPEDLVTLQGATTPPEGTRLVIGPGTGLGVGALARVGNSYASVPGEGGHIGISPRSRAEVEVFEALKPIWPEIFYGDALAIEAEGMLSGTGLPYLYRAVQSVRDGGSDAPDAAAIMQRAKSATDPVAVEVIAMFKSHLAQVAGDLCLAFGAEGGVFLVGGVAMKNAWLFDDDFLRAFRAGGRFTEERANRSLYLLNVENFGLLGAQTYAKQLTK
- a CDS encoding LacI family DNA-binding transcriptional regulator; translation: MNLKQLAEELGLSQTTVSRALNGYPEVSEGTRRRVQEAAEQHNYRPNTRAKGLATGRSMMIGHVIPASTQHEMVNPVFGDFVAGASIACAKRGYDMMFTRVDDGDEEAAYRSLMGKGSVDGVILQGPKIHDSRIALLNRIGLPFAVHGRSSDVTDSYNWVDVNNTSAFRRATEFLIDLGHRRIALINGLESMDFAKRRRDGYTSALEAAGIKVDPNLMSSEEMTEVSGHHQTRDLLESETPPTAILAASMISALGVRRAIEEAGLKMGKDISVIAHDDDLSYLKNGQDVPIFTATRSSVRNAGSILAEILIDSIATPLSPPRHQLLEAELVVGRSTGPAPA